A stretch of Microbulbifer bruguierae DNA encodes these proteins:
- a CDS encoding beta-ketoacyl-ACP synthase, protein MPDYYLNHMSLACALGITAQGTAGKDADIVSERLFRADVSAMEQGSSWLGPLYSRFGRVATELPQVPEHLAEYDCRNNRLAQQVATSLQSPIAELVARYGSARIGVVMGTSTSGIASGEQRLAGEGEKNYRYRYQQQMAALAEYVARFLQLTDGPRLTVSTACSSSANAFASARRLLAMNVCDAVVVGGVDTLCGMTVTGFNGLGALSGGHTRPFCGDRDGINLGEAGAMFIMSREPGPVRLCGVAASSDAHHMSAPDPEGRGAEAAMRGALRDAGLAPADIGYLNLHGTGTPQNDVMEARAVSRLFGTAVPCSSTKPLTGHTLGAAGALEAAFCWLALTRGQLPPHCNADGFDPELPPLNLVREGATSPSPRYVMSNSFAFGGSNCSLILGN, encoded by the coding sequence ATGCCCGATTACTATCTCAACCATATGAGCCTGGCCTGCGCACTGGGTATTACTGCTCAAGGTACGGCAGGCAAAGATGCCGATATCGTCAGCGAGCGCCTGTTTCGCGCCGATGTATCCGCCATGGAACAGGGCAGTTCCTGGCTCGGTCCGCTATACAGCCGTTTTGGCAGGGTAGCGACGGAACTGCCTCAGGTCCCGGAGCATCTGGCGGAGTACGATTGCCGCAACAACCGCCTGGCGCAACAGGTAGCGACCAGCCTGCAGTCGCCCATCGCTGAACTGGTGGCGCGTTATGGCAGTGCGCGTATCGGCGTGGTGATGGGCACCTCCACCTCGGGTATTGCCAGCGGCGAACAGCGTCTGGCAGGGGAGGGGGAGAAAAATTATCGCTACCGCTATCAACAACAGATGGCGGCGCTGGCAGAATACGTCGCCCGCTTTCTGCAACTGACGGACGGGCCGCGACTTACCGTCTCCACCGCCTGCTCTTCGAGTGCCAATGCCTTCGCCAGCGCGCGCCGGCTGTTGGCCATGAATGTGTGCGACGCGGTTGTAGTCGGCGGCGTGGACACCCTGTGCGGGATGACGGTGACCGGCTTCAACGGCCTCGGTGCCCTGAGTGGGGGGCACACCCGCCCGTTCTGCGGCGATCGCGACGGCATCAACTTGGGCGAAGCGGGAGCCATGTTTATCATGAGCCGCGAACCGGGCCCGGTGCGACTGTGCGGCGTGGCGGCGAGTTCCGATGCCCACCATATGTCAGCACCGGATCCCGAGGGACGCGGCGCCGAGGCGGCGATGCGCGGGGCGCTGCGGGATGCCGGGCTGGCACCTGCGGATATTGGCTATCTCAATCTGCACGGCACCGGCACGCCACAGAACGATGTGATGGAGGCACGGGCGGTGAGTCGCCTGTTCGGGACAGCGGTACCCTGTTCCTCCACCAAGCCTCTCACCGGGCATACCCTGGGGGCGGCGGGAGCACTGGAAGCGGCATTCTGCTGGCTGGCACTGACCCGCGGGCAGCTGCCGCCCCACTGCAACGCAGATGGCTTCGACCCCGAACTGCCGCCACTGAACCTGGTGCGCGAGGGCGCGACATCGCCCTCGCCGCGATATGTAATGAGCAACTCCTTCGCATTCGGCGGGAGTAACTGTTCACTGATACTGGGAAATTAA
- a CDS encoding LpxL/LpxP family acyltransferase — MSALHWSRYREQGFFLGIKFLFLLHHRLGPIAFKIAVYPVVLCYFLKNGAGRRSIREYLALFAERYPDSGIRSDWFTAFRVFLNFADSAREKLEAWFVGIPRSCMNFPNQAYLHSLGEQGRGGILIGSHLGNLEVCRALGSFHSSMKVNVLVHTKHAKKFNRMMKLLNPNSQLRLTQVTEISPALAMQLSESVERGEFVVIVGDRTPVDSVGRTALADFLGRPAAFPQGPYILGALLRCPVYTLFCLRSDAGYDIYLEKLCDKVVMERGNREAHIRELIATYAARLEHYCHKAPLQWYNFYPFWNQAL, encoded by the coding sequence ATGAGCGCGCTGCACTGGTCCCGCTACCGCGAGCAGGGGTTCTTCCTCGGGATCAAATTCCTGTTTCTGCTGCACCATCGACTTGGGCCGATTGCTTTCAAGATCGCCGTGTATCCGGTGGTGTTGTGCTATTTCCTGAAAAATGGCGCGGGCCGGCGATCGATTCGCGAGTACCTGGCATTGTTTGCCGAGCGCTATCCCGATAGTGGCATCCGCTCCGACTGGTTCACCGCATTTCGGGTATTTCTGAATTTTGCCGACAGCGCGCGGGAGAAGCTGGAAGCCTGGTTTGTGGGCATTCCCCGCAGCTGCATGAATTTTCCCAATCAGGCGTATCTGCACAGTCTGGGTGAACAGGGCCGTGGCGGTATCCTGATCGGTTCTCACCTCGGTAATCTGGAAGTGTGCCGGGCGCTGGGCAGTTTCCACTCCAGCATGAAGGTGAATGTGCTGGTACACACCAAGCATGCGAAAAAATTCAATCGCATGATGAAACTGCTCAACCCCAACAGCCAGTTGCGTCTGACCCAGGTTACGGAAATTTCCCCGGCACTGGCGATGCAGTTGTCGGAATCGGTGGAGCGTGGTGAGTTTGTCGTCATCGTGGGTGACCGCACACCGGTGGATTCTGTTGGGCGTACCGCTCTGGCGGATTTTCTCGGCCGCCCCGCGGCTTTTCCGCAGGGGCCGTATATTCTCGGTGCGCTGTTGCGCTGCCCGGTATATACCCTGTTTTGCCTGCGCAGTGATGCGGGCTACGACATTTATCTGGAAAAGCTCTGTGACAAAGTGGTGATGGAGCGGGGCAATCGCGAAGCCCATATTCGCGAACTGATCGCGACCTACGCAGCGCGCCTTGAACACTATTGCCACAAGGCGCCCCTGCAGTGGTACAACTTTTATCCTTTCTGGAATCAAGCCTTATGA
- a CDS encoding acyl-CoA thioesterase: MTAKQNLPALWQAEVELQVPFHDVDMMEIAWHGHYVKYFEIARCALLDQLDYNYRQMRDSGYAWPVIDLHVRYVKPLRFGQWVRVRAQIAEYENRLKVSYQVFDRDSGERLTKGHTMQVAVDMGSGEMLFASPTILLQKLGIDTASAPTAQTAEPVA; the protein is encoded by the coding sequence GTGACCGCTAAACAGAATCTTCCCGCCCTGTGGCAGGCGGAAGTGGAACTGCAGGTGCCGTTCCACGACGTGGACATGATGGAAATCGCCTGGCATGGCCACTACGTCAAATATTTTGAAATCGCCCGCTGCGCCCTGCTGGACCAGCTGGATTACAACTATCGCCAGATGCGCGATTCCGGTTACGCCTGGCCGGTGATCGACCTGCACGTGCGCTACGTCAAACCCCTGCGCTTCGGTCAATGGGTCAGGGTGCGCGCGCAGATTGCGGAGTATGAAAACCGCCTCAAGGTCAGCTATCAGGTATTCGACCGCGATAGCGGTGAGCGCCTTACCAAGGGGCACACCATGCAGGTGGCGGTGGACATGGGCAGTGGTGAAATGCTGTTTGCGTCGCCGACAATTTTGCTGCAAAAGCTGGGCATCGACACCGCTTCTGCTCCGACCGCGCAGACTGCGGAGCCAGTTGCATGA
- a CDS encoding NAD(P)/FAD-dependent oxidoreductase, giving the protein MKECQADVLVIGAGPSGAIASALLVRQGWKVAVIERQEFPRFSIGESLLPQCMAFIEQAGMLDAVNAAGFQFKNGAAFEWDGARTAFDFTDKFSPGHGTTFQVQRGNFDKLLADEAARQGAAIYYRHTIVSAEIEPGRARLIAECDGEQVAFTGKFVLDASGFGRVLPRLLDLNQPSDFPVRQSVFTHIQDNIGEAGFDREKILITVHPEQRDIWYWLIPFAGGRASLGVVGKQEQIEALGNTPEEILRAAVDASPNLAKTLAGAQFDTPVQRITGYASDVKSLTGPGFALLGNAGEFLDPVFSSGVTIAMKSAQLASECLHRQLRGETVDWQSEFAAPLKAGVDVFKVYVTAWYEGTFQDVIFHPNPQPEIKRMICSILAGYAWDKDNPYVNAAERRLRTLAEICARD; this is encoded by the coding sequence GTGAAGGAGTGCCAGGCTGATGTACTGGTGATTGGTGCGGGCCCGTCGGGTGCCATTGCCAGTGCACTATTGGTTCGCCAGGGCTGGAAGGTAGCGGTGATCGAGCGACAGGAATTTCCGCGCTTTTCCATCGGCGAAAGCCTGCTGCCCCAGTGCATGGCGTTTATCGAGCAGGCGGGGATGCTGGACGCGGTCAATGCCGCCGGCTTCCAGTTCAAGAACGGCGCCGCTTTCGAATGGGATGGAGCGCGCACCGCGTTCGATTTCACCGACAAGTTCTCGCCGGGCCACGGCACCACCTTTCAGGTACAGCGCGGCAACTTCGACAAGTTGCTGGCGGATGAGGCGGCCAGGCAGGGGGCGGCTATCTACTACCGCCACACGATTGTGTCTGCGGAAATTGAACCGGGCCGCGCGCGCCTGATCGCCGAGTGCGACGGCGAGCAGGTGGCCTTTACCGGCAAGTTTGTGCTGGACGCCAGTGGTTTCGGCCGCGTGCTGCCGCGCCTGCTGGACCTGAATCAGCCGTCTGATTTCCCTGTGCGCCAATCGGTGTTCACCCACATCCAGGACAATATCGGCGAAGCCGGTTTCGACCGCGAAAAGATCCTGATCACCGTGCACCCCGAACAGCGGGACATCTGGTACTGGCTGATTCCGTTTGCCGGGGGCCGCGCATCCCTCGGGGTTGTGGGCAAGCAGGAACAGATCGAAGCTCTGGGCAACACGCCGGAAGAAATCCTGCGGGCGGCGGTCGATGCCTCGCCAAACCTGGCGAAAACCCTGGCAGGCGCCCAGTTCGATACCCCGGTACAGCGCATTACCGGTTACGCCAGTGATGTAAAATCCCTCACCGGACCCGGCTTCGCACTGCTGGGCAACGCCGGCGAGTTCCTCGATCCAGTGTTTTCCTCCGGTGTCACCATCGCGATGAAATCCGCCCAGCTCGCCAGCGAATGCCTGCACCGCCAGCTGCGCGGTGAAACCGTAGACTGGCAGTCCGAATTCGCCGCACCGCTGAAGGCCGGGGTGGATGTGTTCAAGGTGTATGTCACCGCCTGGTATGAGGGGACTTTCCAGGATGTGATCTTCCATCCCAACCCCCAGCCTGAGATCAAGCGCATGATCTGCTCGATCCTTGCGGGCTACGCCTGGGACAAGGACAACCCCTATGTGAACGCTGCCGAACGCCGCCTGCGTACGCTGGCGGAAATTTGTGCCCGCGACTGA
- a CDS encoding MMPL family transporter, giving the protein MMGRVLLWLLLSGVLAAVTALRFHDGWLQTDIVALAEQELAAGLDRGTATAVKKANHQFQQSLVWLLALEIPDTGDASARAAPQLATATAQLAQQLASSSAVTDTTYRWGDDRERAALWQFLQPLRGQLLTAADRQQLQQDSPLLAQQQLQFIFSPQSAGIQLDLERDPFFTFQHFLTAENAALSERVSALLDNIPVYQQGNVLFTLVRSQASPLEMRGSIHTPLLQLREQLQQWAAARDMQLLVAGAPLHSEYAAAGAQREIRTIGGFSLLAILLLCLFTFRSLRPLLLCLFAIASGIASGVAAVIVLLGQMHILAFVFGTTVTGLAIDYAFHFICNRLRPGPARDQDIMPGLLLGLLSSCLAFFALALTPFPLLQQMGVFVGFGLLGAWLTVVLLFPALLRIRPRPVDFSRVYPRLPRWSYPLAVTLMVAAGAVGMVVATPANDLRLFYQPPPSLQSDEQQINALLPVRPASSYFLVRGSDENAVLEREAALAARLQGARARGALGGYSALSELLPAESVQQQNHALLDDFYRSSQVRDFYLQLGYPAPEVDRLLEGLRRPLETVAFSQWLSQLPETQRQLWLGCEVAECRSLVRIFGVTADFDGTALADGLSGTSFHNPPATIAAVLEKQRDQLLLLLPLVLLIATAVIALRAGWRGALAIAGLPLAAVSCAFAAAAIFGAGINLFHVAALLLVFGIGVDYAVFGYFSHRQEASYTLLAIALAGVTTLLGFGLLALSQTPAIADFGFTLAVGTVATLVLAALIFSSGIFGGNR; this is encoded by the coding sequence ATGATGGGGCGAGTGTTGCTGTGGTTGTTGCTGAGTGGTGTGCTGGCTGCGGTCACTGCACTCCGCTTTCATGACGGCTGGTTGCAAACCGACATCGTTGCCCTGGCGGAACAGGAGCTGGCCGCTGGCCTGGATCGGGGAACCGCGACGGCGGTGAAAAAAGCCAATCACCAGTTTCAACAGAGCCTGGTGTGGCTGCTGGCGCTGGAAATTCCGGATACCGGGGATGCATCGGCGCGGGCCGCACCGCAGCTCGCCACCGCCACCGCGCAACTGGCGCAGCAGCTAGCGTCGAGTAGCGCGGTCACGGATACCACCTACCGCTGGGGCGACGACCGCGAGCGCGCCGCGCTCTGGCAGTTTCTGCAGCCCCTGCGCGGTCAGCTGCTGACGGCCGCGGATCGCCAACAGTTGCAGCAGGATTCGCCGTTGCTGGCGCAACAGCAGCTGCAGTTTATCTTCAGCCCGCAAAGCGCCGGTATTCAGCTGGATCTGGAGCGGGATCCCTTTTTCACCTTTCAACATTTCCTCACCGCGGAAAATGCCGCGCTGAGCGAGCGGGTGAGCGCGCTGCTCGACAATATTCCGGTGTATCAACAGGGCAACGTCCTGTTTACCCTGGTGCGCAGCCAGGCATCGCCACTGGAAATGCGCGGCAGTATCCACACTCCGCTGCTGCAGTTGCGGGAACAACTGCAACAGTGGGCAGCCGCCCGCGACATGCAGCTGCTGGTTGCCGGCGCACCACTGCATTCGGAATACGCCGCCGCCGGTGCCCAGCGCGAAATTCGCACTATCGGCGGCTTCTCGTTACTGGCGATCCTGCTGTTGTGCCTGTTCACCTTCCGTTCACTACGTCCGTTACTGTTGTGTCTGTTCGCGATCGCCAGTGGTATCGCCAGCGGTGTTGCGGCGGTGATCGTGCTGCTGGGACAGATGCATATTCTGGCATTTGTGTTTGGCACCACGGTGACCGGACTCGCGATCGACTACGCCTTCCACTTTATCTGCAACCGGCTGCGACCGGGCCCGGCCCGGGACCAGGACATCATGCCGGGGCTGCTGCTGGGGCTGCTGTCCAGCTGCCTCGCATTTTTCGCACTGGCACTGACGCCCTTCCCGCTGCTGCAGCAGATGGGGGTATTTGTGGGCTTTGGTCTGCTGGGTGCCTGGCTGACGGTGGTGCTGCTGTTCCCGGCGCTGCTCAGGATTCGTCCCCGCCCGGTGGATTTTTCCCGGGTTTATCCGCGGCTGCCGCGCTGGAGTTATCCGCTGGCGGTGACACTGATGGTGGCGGCGGGGGCTGTGGGCATGGTGGTGGCGACGCCGGCGAATGATCTGCGCCTGTTTTACCAGCCACCGCCCTCATTGCAGTCCGACGAGCAGCAGATCAATGCGCTGTTGCCGGTGCGGCCGGCATCGTCCTATTTCCTGGTGCGCGGCAGCGATGAAAATGCGGTGCTGGAACGGGAGGCGGCGCTCGCTGCCCGTTTACAAGGCGCGCGTGCGCGCGGCGCACTGGGCGGCTATTCCGCGCTCTCGGAGCTGTTGCCGGCGGAATCTGTGCAGCAGCAAAACCATGCGCTGCTTGACGATTTTTACCGCTCGTCCCAGGTGCGGGATTTTTACCTGCAACTGGGGTACCCGGCGCCGGAAGTGGACCGGCTGCTGGAGGGGCTTCGCCGCCCGCTGGAAACCGTGGCGTTTTCACAGTGGCTTTCGCAGCTGCCGGAAACCCAGCGCCAGCTGTGGCTGGGGTGCGAGGTGGCGGAATGCCGGTCGCTGGTGCGTATTTTCGGGGTGACGGCGGACTTTGATGGCACTGCCCTGGCGGACGGTTTGTCCGGGACAAGTTTTCACAATCCGCCCGCAACCATCGCCGCGGTACTGGAAAAGCAGCGTGACCAGTTGTTGCTGCTGTTGCCACTGGTGTTGCTGATCGCCACCGCGGTGATCGCGCTGCGCGCCGGCTGGCGCGGCGCACTGGCGATTGCCGGGTTGCCGCTGGCGGCGGTGTCCTGCGCGTTTGCGGCGGCGGCGATCTTTGGTGCGGGGATCAATCTGTTTCATGTGGCCGCACTGCTGCTGGTGTTCGGCATCGGCGTGGATTACGCGGTATTTGGCTATTTCAGCCATCGGCAGGAGGCCAGCTACACCCTGCTGGCGATCGCCCTCGCCGGTGTTACCACGCTGCTGGGTTTCGGTTTGCTGGCGTTGTCGCAGACGCCGGCGATTGCGGATTTTGGATTTACCCTGGCGGTGGGCACGGTGGCGACACTGGTGCTGGCCGCATTGATTTTTTCATCGGGAATTTTTGGAGGTAACAGGTGA
- a CDS encoding HAL/PAL/TAL family ammonia-lyase, with translation MNSAVMQRTPVVFDGTALSVEQINAIARGKADVKLSTDEQFIARIEKGVQFLDQLWQQEGVIYGVTTGYGDSCTVNIPGDLVEELPRHLYTFHGCGLGDVFSLEQSRAIVGARMASLARGSSGVRYELLQQLELLLQKDIIPVIPQEGSVGASGDLTPLSYVAAVLAGGRKVWYRGEQCNTAEVFAELQITPLKLRPKEGLAIMNGTAAMTGLACLAYSRAEYLCQLSARITALMSVALQGNAYHFDNALFAVKPHPGQNQIARWIHDDLNVGDAPRQCSRLQDRYSLRCAPHVIGVLQDSLPWLRQFIENELNSANDNPIIDGENEQVLHGGHFYGGHIAFAMDSLKNAVANLADLLDRQIAQLADIKFNNGLPANLTGATGVRRPLNHGFKAVQIGASAWTAEALKQTMPASVFSRSTECHNQDKVSMGTIAARDCMRVLQLTEQVTAAALLMSWQGIQLRLRANEVSEDSLSSGVHTTLQQVAASFEFLEQDRELEQDLRHCIGLIQQRHWRLYGDR, from the coding sequence ATGAACAGCGCAGTCATGCAGCGTACTCCGGTTGTGTTCGACGGCACTGCATTGAGTGTCGAGCAGATCAATGCCATAGCGCGCGGCAAAGCAGACGTGAAACTTTCCACCGACGAGCAGTTTATTGCGCGTATCGAAAAGGGCGTTCAGTTTCTCGACCAGCTGTGGCAGCAGGAAGGGGTCATTTACGGGGTAACCACCGGCTATGGGGATTCCTGCACGGTGAATATTCCCGGTGATCTGGTGGAAGAGTTGCCGCGGCATCTGTACACCTTCCACGGCTGTGGCCTCGGCGACGTGTTTTCCCTGGAGCAGAGTCGTGCCATCGTCGGTGCGCGTATGGCGAGCCTGGCCCGCGGCAGCTCCGGTGTGCGCTACGAGCTGTTGCAACAGCTGGAGTTGCTGCTGCAGAAAGACATTATTCCAGTGATTCCCCAGGAGGGCAGTGTCGGTGCCAGCGGCGACCTGACCCCGCTGTCCTACGTCGCGGCAGTTCTCGCTGGTGGGCGCAAGGTCTGGTATCGCGGTGAACAGTGCAATACCGCGGAAGTGTTTGCGGAGCTGCAAATAACCCCGCTGAAACTGCGCCCGAAAGAGGGCCTGGCGATCATGAACGGCACCGCCGCCATGACCGGGCTTGCCTGCCTGGCCTACAGCCGCGCGGAATACCTGTGCCAGTTGAGCGCGCGCATTACCGCGCTGATGAGTGTCGCCCTGCAGGGCAACGCCTACCACTTCGACAACGCGCTGTTTGCAGTAAAACCCCATCCGGGACAAAACCAGATTGCACGCTGGATCCACGACGATCTGAACGTGGGCGACGCGCCCCGTCAGTGCAGTCGCCTGCAGGACCGCTATTCCCTGCGCTGCGCGCCCCATGTCATCGGCGTGTTGCAGGACTCGCTGCCGTGGTTGCGTCAGTTTATCGAGAACGAACTGAATAGCGCCAACGACAATCCCATCATCGATGGCGAAAACGAGCAGGTGCTGCACGGTGGTCACTTCTACGGCGGCCACATCGCTTTCGCCATGGACAGCCTGAAAAATGCGGTGGCGAACCTCGCGGACCTGCTGGACCGGCAGATTGCGCAGCTCGCGGATATCAAATTCAACAACGGCCTGCCGGCCAACCTGACCGGCGCTACCGGTGTGCGCCGCCCGCTCAACCACGGTTTCAAGGCGGTGCAGATCGGCGCCAGTGCCTGGACCGCGGAAGCACTCAAGCAGACCATGCCGGCCAGCGTCTTCTCCCGATCCACCGAGTGCCACAACCAGGACAAGGTGAGCATGGGCACCATTGCCGCACGGGACTGTATGCGTGTATTGCAACTCACCGAGCAGGTAACCGCGGCCGCACTGCTGATGTCCTGGCAGGGAATACAGCTGCGCCTGCGCGCCAACGAAGTGAGTGAGGACAGCCTTTCCAGCGGTGTACACACCACCCTGCAACAGGTGGCGGCGTCGTTTGAATTCCTGGAGCAGGACCGCGAACTGGAGCAGGACCTGCGCCACTGCATCGGCCTGATCCAGCAGCGTCACTGGAGGCTGTACGGTGACCGCTAA
- a CDS encoding hotdog family protein: MEQNPSSPLQRYSAEELVPHSGEMSLLDELLEVTEETLSARLTVRDDGIFSREQQVPAYVGIEYMAQAVAAFSGYHARQAGQPVQLGFLLGTRRFTSNVSRFTCGSSVQISVERLLQADNGMATFECRLTGEGIEQAARLNVFQPDNIEEYLKEKR; encoded by the coding sequence ATGGAACAGAATCCATCCTCCCCGCTGCAGCGTTACAGCGCTGAAGAGCTGGTGCCCCACAGTGGTGAAATGTCGCTGCTGGATGAATTACTGGAAGTAACCGAGGAAACCCTCAGCGCCCGCCTGACGGTGCGCGACGACGGCATTTTCAGCCGCGAGCAGCAGGTTCCGGCCTATGTGGGTATCGAATATATGGCGCAGGCGGTGGCGGCTTTTTCCGGCTACCATGCGCGCCAGGCCGGGCAGCCGGTGCAGCTGGGCTTCCTGCTGGGCACCCGTCGTTTTACCAGCAATGTGTCCCGGTTTACGTGCGGTAGCTCTGTGCAGATCTCTGTGGAGCGGCTGTTGCAGGCGGATAATGGCATGGCTACCTTCGAATGCCGCCTCACCGGCGAGGGCATAGAGCAAGCCGCGCGGCTGAATGTGTTTCAGCCGGACAATATCGAAGAATACCTGAAGGAAAAACGCTGA
- a CDS encoding outer membrane lipoprotein carrier protein LolA — MRQGKLLSLLATTAILLGGTVPAVSVEIEGSASASAQQLDSLSAVEVTAAALEQISRQLNQPAQMRGEFRQHKLLPNLPRPLQSHGHIALSQERGISWRTLQPVPSHIVMGGEGEGDSANAFSRQLAEPMMNILRGNFAALEQMFYVDAGYEVNLADASADDNWKMSLRPRSARLQKYLNAIEIFGGDSIRRIRLLEGNQSVTDIEFLNMQPVAAQDAQFLAEFDAD; from the coding sequence ATGAGGCAGGGCAAATTGCTGAGTCTGCTGGCAACGACGGCAATACTGCTGGGCGGCACCGTGCCCGCAGTTTCTGTAGAGATTGAAGGCAGTGCCAGCGCCAGTGCGCAACAACTGGACTCCCTGTCCGCGGTAGAAGTCACCGCGGCGGCGCTGGAGCAGATTTCCCGGCAACTGAACCAGCCGGCACAGATGCGCGGGGAATTCCGGCAACACAAACTCCTGCCGAATCTGCCGCGGCCGCTGCAATCCCACGGGCACATTGCCCTGTCCCAGGAGCGCGGTATCAGCTGGCGTACGCTGCAGCCAGTGCCGTCCCATATCGTGATGGGGGGTGAGGGTGAAGGCGACTCCGCGAATGCCTTTTCCCGGCAGCTGGCGGAGCCCATGATGAATATTCTGCGTGGCAATTTTGCCGCGCTGGAGCAGATGTTTTATGTGGATGCGGGCTACGAAGTAAATCTCGCAGATGCCAGCGCCGACGACAACTGGAAAATGTCCCTGCGCCCGCGTTCTGCGCGGTTGCAGAAATATCTCAATGCCATCGAAATTTTTGGTGGTGATTCCATACGTCGCATCCGCCTGCTCGAGGGCAACCAATCGGTAACGGATATCGAGTTTCTCAATATGCAGCCGGTGGCCGCGCAGGACGCGCAGTTTCTCGCTGAATTTGACGCTGACTGA